From the genome of Fibrobacter sp. UWB15, one region includes:
- a CDS encoding BMP family ABC transporter substrate-binding protein → MKWTVLASTIALAMIIGVLLMFSLDTEEQGSQQKLRVAMILTGLSNDHSWNETHYEAIQKAESLLNLEVAYYENVPTDSKSQAIMEEAIQNGAKIIIANSIGFGEHVLAVARNHPETKFLHATGLQTATNLSTFFGRMYQLRYLTGIVAGMKTKTNEIGYVAAYNISEVNRGINAFTLGVQKVNPDAKVYVSWSGSWTDESKASNATRDLLSNHNIDVLATHVDALSPYEIADNRGVWIIGYNRDNSRRFPDHFLTALVWRWENFYIPKIREIIQNKFEGRAYWLGLESGIMELADLTRNVDDTTRQVVEDEKLRLTQGKFDVFYGPIVDNQGNVRVGEGESMTDDVMLNRFDWFVKGVVDGINP, encoded by the coding sequence ATGAAATGGACCGTCCTAGCATCTACTATTGCGCTCGCCATGATCATTGGCGTTCTGCTCATGTTCAGCCTCGATACCGAAGAGCAGGGCTCCCAGCAGAAGCTTCGCGTCGCCATGATTTTAACGGGGCTTAGCAATGACCATAGTTGGAACGAGACCCATTACGAAGCGATTCAGAAAGCCGAGAGCCTTCTGAATCTGGAAGTGGCCTACTACGAAAATGTGCCCACCGATTCAAAGTCCCAAGCCATCATGGAAGAAGCCATTCAGAACGGGGCCAAGATCATCATCGCCAATTCAATTGGCTTTGGCGAACACGTATTGGCCGTAGCAAGAAACCATCCCGAAACAAAATTCCTGCACGCCACGGGACTTCAAACAGCTACCAACCTGTCCACTTTTTTTGGCCGCATGTACCAGCTGCGCTACCTGACAGGCATTGTCGCCGGCATGAAGACTAAGACTAACGAAATCGGATACGTGGCCGCATACAACATTTCAGAAGTAAACCGCGGCATCAACGCGTTTACCCTCGGCGTACAAAAGGTAAACCCGGACGCCAAAGTGTATGTCAGTTGGTCCGGTTCCTGGACCGACGAATCCAAGGCCTCCAACGCCACCCGCGATTTGCTCAGCAATCACAACATCGATGTTCTGGCCACCCACGTGGACGCCCTGTCTCCCTACGAGATTGCTGACAACAGGGGCGTATGGATTATAGGCTACAACAGGGACAATTCCAGAAGGTTCCCGGATCATTTCCTGACCGCACTGGTTTGGCGCTGGGAAAATTTCTACATCCCGAAGATTCGCGAAATCATCCAAAACAAGTTTGAAGGGCGCGCCTATTGGCTTGGTCTCGAAAGCGGAATCATGGAACTGGCCGACCTGACAAGAAATGTGGATGATACCACTCGGCAAGTCGTTGAAGACGAAAAGCTCAGGCTTACCCAAGGAAAATTTGATGTATTCTACGGGCCCATTGTCGACAACCAGGGCAATGTCCGCGTAGGCGAAGGCGAAAGCATGACCGACGACGTCATGTTGAATCGATTTGACTGGTTCGTCAAGGGGGTAGTCGATGGAATTAACCCCTAG
- a CDS encoding tetratricopeptide repeat protein, giving the protein MFFTDRINTLEALFRVRVAIFGKKLQVFEGRDGVMSLLQESLDVQTNERDYQTALDIISPLVKVAEDHPFVSDDSVEYISISSRMERALYWHYFEAQSSRLVKNVHSCCPMEFIWRQAGLLELNLANYPDAEKAMSNATKWNPVSAKYRLMLARIHSDQGRWENVVEDAVAAMKVAYRASDLILCFRFLRNYFLYKKMYLEAVYCSFARLNYTDSGCALDEIVDDILGYATMVDVEHDQSNDESITESLKRFGITLGFNPDVVAVAKKNCEEAFLAGDAELANYFAEIMSGLKTVQEKKEAFNLKQLVEHYKNIKS; this is encoded by the coding sequence ATGTTTTTTACTGACAGAATAAATACGCTTGAAGCCTTGTTCCGTGTCCGGGTGGCCATCTTTGGGAAAAAGCTCCAGGTTTTCGAAGGGCGTGATGGCGTGATGAGTCTTTTGCAGGAATCGCTTGATGTGCAAACTAACGAAAGGGATTATCAAACCGCCTTAGATATAATCAGCCCCTTGGTGAAGGTGGCAGAAGATCATCCGTTCGTTTCTGACGATTCCGTCGAATATATCTCGATTTCCAGCAGAATGGAACGCGCCCTTTACTGGCATTATTTTGAGGCTCAATCAAGTCGATTGGTAAAGAACGTTCATTCCTGCTGCCCGATGGAATTTATTTGGCGGCAGGCAGGCCTTTTGGAATTGAACCTGGCAAATTATCCTGACGCAGAAAAGGCAATGTCCAATGCGACAAAATGGAACCCGGTTTCGGCAAAATACAGGCTCATGCTTGCACGAATCCATAGCGATCAAGGGCGTTGGGAGAATGTAGTAGAAGATGCAGTGGCGGCCATGAAAGTCGCCTACCGGGCGAGCGATTTGATTCTCTGTTTTAGATTCCTGCGCAATTATTTCCTTTACAAAAAGATGTATTTGGAGGCGGTATACTGCAGTTTCGCGCGTCTAAATTATACGGATTCCGGTTGCGCTCTTGATGAAATCGTCGATGACATTTTGGGGTACGCCACGATGGTCGATGTTGAGCATGACCAATCGAATGACGAAAGCATCACGGAGTCCTTAAAGCGCTTTGGCATTACACTCGGATTTAATCCGGATGTCGTGGCGGTCGCGAAAAAGAATTGTGAAGAAGCTTTTTTGGCCGGCGATGCGGAGTTGGCGAATTACTTCGCCGAAATCATGTCGGGCTTGAAAACCGTGCAGGAAAAGAAAGAGGCTTTTAACTTAAAGCAGCTAGTCGAACACTACAAGAACATCAAGAGTTGA
- a CDS encoding hybrid sensor histidine kinase/response regulator produces the protein MFFRTIESEKRLRAFYGSILVAVSIALAAVSYYALRDYAETIKRETLLAGIYSNEKDAESISGFLARGGSVLRVTSHIVEKSLEHGATQAQIESLLVSEAEYYKHSNDIVLCSMFGILREEFFSGERWTPALGYVPSNRPWYQNAPMEKDKIALIPTHMNPYSGEQVVTISLRLSDKKSVLAIDVYLKDLLANVKKSDLSNMLVILDKKGSVISHTDISQNGRNYLSAECWGTDEENLAKAAPYAKDDPFVINLRGKEYRVFSSLIQDEWLVVRLVEDDQLWKPLYTAVLRIAAIIFLGYVLFVILVAIAFIKHIQLIRSNHSKTAFLTSMSSEIRSSINGILGMNSIIQKDLHDESMKEYSNNIQSAGQGVLSLVNDVLDVTKIESGRLSIESMEYEVFTILQECYNENEPKIKAKGLTFHIDCDPDIPSCLWGDENRIIQIINNLLSNATKFTEVGGVSLSVGFDNLPPVGALHSDDYIMLKIAVKDTGIGIRTEEKKSIFQKYILPSSAEQNEIEGMGLGLSLTQELLAKCGGHMTINSRYGEGSSFLVEIPQLVLNTEPMGDFTMRYRTASRNNKDLADVFLAPEARILIVDDVELNLKMFRGFLKNSQVKIDEALSGHQCLQLVESRHYDLIFLDHMMPVMDGIDVFRKMKMMDKFPNKDTPVIALASEGESLTKDSFLAEGFADYLIKPLKERDLRRSLKWYLPKQLVLTPEDLNEPVIPSASAASVAGSVPSNKIDSIFDDDEIELRSITAATPLDRFKSLGEFLDIKAGLNYCADDEEIYVEMLQEYVASPLCRNVDACYRNSDWDNYRFYMHVLYDSSIAIGAVSMAEKFRNLENASRESRLKVVHENHDLAMALHAELIENIQKGLEER, from the coding sequence GTGTTCTTCAGGACTATAGAAAGTGAAAAACGCTTGAGGGCCTTCTACGGGAGTATCCTTGTTGCGGTAAGCATTGCCCTTGCCGCGGTAAGTTATTATGCACTCCGAGATTACGCAGAGACCATCAAGCGCGAAACGCTACTTGCAGGCATATACTCCAACGAAAAAGACGCCGAATCGATTAGTGGGTTCTTGGCACGTGGCGGTTCGGTTCTGCGAGTGACATCTCACATCGTCGAAAAAAGTTTGGAACATGGAGCCACGCAGGCACAAATCGAGTCGCTGCTGGTATCCGAAGCGGAATATTACAAGCACTCCAACGATATTGTCTTGTGTAGCATGTTCGGCATTCTCCGTGAAGAGTTCTTTAGCGGCGAACGTTGGACTCCTGCCTTAGGTTACGTTCCCTCCAATCGTCCGTGGTACCAGAACGCCCCTATGGAAAAAGACAAGATTGCCCTGATTCCGACTCATATGAACCCATATAGCGGCGAGCAGGTGGTGACCATTAGCCTGCGTCTTTCGGACAAGAAGAGTGTTCTTGCCATTGACGTGTACCTGAAGGACTTGCTTGCAAATGTCAAGAAGAGCGACTTGTCGAATATGCTAGTCATTCTCGACAAGAAAGGTTCGGTTATTTCACATACCGACATTTCCCAAAATGGTCGCAACTACCTGTCGGCAGAATGCTGGGGCACCGACGAAGAAAATCTCGCCAAAGCAGCCCCTTACGCCAAAGACGACCCCTTCGTCATAAATCTGAGGGGCAAAGAGTACCGCGTATTTTCTTCCCTTATACAAGATGAATGGCTTGTCGTCCGCCTTGTCGAAGACGATCAACTCTGGAAACCCCTGTACACCGCTGTCCTGCGAATAGCCGCTATTATTTTCCTGGGTTACGTATTGTTCGTCATCTTGGTTGCAATCGCATTCATAAAGCACATACAGCTTATCCGCAGCAACCATTCCAAGACAGCCTTCCTCACCAGCATGAGCAGCGAAATCCGTTCGTCCATCAACGGCATTCTCGGCATGAATTCCATTATCCAGAAAGACCTGCACGACGAAAGCATGAAGGAATATTCCAACAATATCCAAAGTGCAGGCCAAGGAGTCCTTTCGCTGGTAAACGACGTACTGGACGTCACCAAGATTGAATCGGGGCGTCTAAGTATCGAATCCATGGAATACGAGGTATTCACGATTCTGCAGGAATGCTACAATGAAAACGAACCGAAGATCAAAGCCAAGGGCTTGACCTTCCATATCGATTGCGATCCTGACATTCCGTCTTGCCTGTGGGGCGACGAAAACCGCATTATCCAGATTATCAACAACCTGCTTTCGAACGCCACCAAGTTTACAGAAGTGGGTGGAGTTTCCCTGTCGGTAGGCTTCGACAACCTCCCCCCCGTTGGAGCCTTGCACTCTGACGACTATATCATGTTAAAAATAGCCGTCAAGGACACAGGCATCGGAATCCGCACCGAAGAAAAGAAATCCATTTTCCAGAAATACATTCTTCCCAGTTCAGCCGAACAGAACGAAATCGAAGGAATGGGACTAGGCTTAAGCCTGACTCAGGAGCTCCTAGCCAAATGTGGAGGTCATATGACCATCAACAGCCGCTACGGTGAAGGATCTTCGTTCCTGGTCGAAATTCCGCAGCTCGTGCTGAATACGGAGCCCATGGGCGACTTTACCATGCGTTACAGGACCGCATCCCGCAACAACAAAGATCTAGCCGATGTATTCCTGGCTCCCGAAGCACGCATCTTGATTGTTGACGACGTCGAACTGAACCTCAAGATGTTCCGCGGGTTCCTGAAGAATTCCCAAGTGAAAATCGACGAAGCCCTGAGCGGTCACCAGTGCTTGCAACTTGTGGAATCGAGGCACTACGACCTGATTTTCCTGGACCACATGATGCCCGTCATGGACGGTATCGACGTCTTCAGAAAAATGAAGATGATGGACAAGTTCCCGAACAAGGACACCCCCGTTATCGCACTCGCTTCCGAAGGAGAATCCCTTACCAAGGACTCTTTCTTGGCAGAAGGTTTCGCCGACTACTTGATCAAGCCTCTCAAGGAAAGAGACTTGCGCCGATCCCTGAAGTGGTACCTGCCCAAGCAACTGGTGCTCACGCCCGAAGACCTGAACGAACCGGTAATCCCCTCTGCCAGCGCCGCCAGTGTCGCAGGCAGCGTGCCGAGCAACAAGATCGATTCCATCTTCGATGATGACGAAATCGAACTGCGGTCTATCACGGCGGCAACTCCGCTAGACCGTTTCAAGTCCCTGGGAGAATTCCTGGACATAAAGGCAGGCCTGAACTACTGCGCCGACGACGAAGAAATCTATGTCGAAATGTTGCAGGAATACGTGGCATCTCCTCTCTGCAGAAACGTGGATGCCTGCTACCGAAATTCCGACTGGGACAACTACCGTTTCTATATGCACGTTCTTTACGACTCGTCGATCGCCATCGGCGCTGTCTCCATGGCCGAAAAATTCCGCAACCTCGAAAACGCAAGCCGAGAATCCCGGCTGAAAGTCGTTCACGAGAACCACGATCTGGCGATGGCCTTGCATGCGGAGCTAATCGAAAACATCCAGAAGGGGCTTGAAGAACGATGA
- a CDS encoding response regulator has protein sequence MELTPRNAKINIKMVVWLAAVIFVLCLVCVLLRVKLDTLLNAYVSKQVSQQAVLIADLANEKMHMRLNSLSMISRKIEADGAHIEDFLNLAELKDKSTTYGLISLDGTAHTADSVFTLPDENYRCIMESFRGKQNICYSEKMGIMLSVPVYNHLNVRFVLYLQFNKIPINDFFDVDCFDKKCFIQIIDNDGKVLIQNNTGKWFKDSVWKNTDIDKIYGKLRQDMDRGLSASRNFVIGEATYYFYMAKLYQDDFVLAGMVAAEDVSDGLNRLSFLVFWVVGLLMLLFLTGLGIRFFLVRRHREYSLRNHLASDELDRLRMMDSVGQDIREPAMNILNIGAIVLRESQDSSLKEYIADMRASGQQLLLLSNDILDMNKIRTNSLEISIKEYDLFAVLCDSLSAARSRKNSAEFELLVDSSVPTHLEGDESRLQQIISNILFNADHLVVNGANIIQIGYHWIEDEDNAVKVQKINLIIDIPDAGVSWTGASLSLVKMLVVAMGGEIKNSLIADGLPVVEIIIPQKVVKNELMGDFKARYNEFVQASENASIHFYAPNASILAIDDVPMNLRVMGGLIKETFARFDSVSNGMEAIENFRRNHYDIIFLDHTMPIIDGLNILTIMKTLDDHPNKHTPIIMLTADDATSAKTICETTGFADFLTKPVHEDALFAILLKYLPKELVNRFDELPKKEDAISPVAEAKPEKKVEQEPKKTSENLPSDLLNVSIGLYCCERNEALYRKKIMLYVEKQFDEILNKLFKEEDFESYRLIVQTLKSTSLFIGAVNIASIAKLMEFACSEGDYDYVRVRHEDLMSEYKKLVRELKERISHGRAN, from the coding sequence ATGGAATTAACCCCTAGAAATGCAAAGATCAACATCAAGATGGTGGTGTGGCTCGCCGCCGTCATATTCGTGTTGTGCCTTGTTTGCGTGTTGCTCCGCGTAAAGCTTGACACTCTTTTGAACGCTTATGTGTCCAAGCAGGTGTCCCAGCAAGCGGTACTGATTGCAGATCTCGCAAACGAAAAAATGCACATGCGCCTGAATTCCCTGTCCATGATTTCCCGTAAAATCGAAGCGGACGGGGCGCATATCGAAGATTTCCTGAACCTTGCAGAACTTAAGGACAAAAGCACTACATACGGGCTTATCTCTCTTGACGGAACGGCACATACGGCAGATTCCGTCTTCACCCTGCCCGACGAAAATTATCGCTGCATCATGGAATCCTTCCGCGGCAAGCAAAACATTTGCTATAGCGAAAAAATGGGAATCATGCTAAGCGTCCCTGTCTACAACCATCTCAATGTCCGCTTCGTACTGTATCTTCAATTCAATAAAATTCCCATCAACGACTTCTTTGACGTAGACTGCTTTGACAAGAAATGCTTCATACAAATCATCGATAACGACGGCAAGGTCCTGATCCAGAACAACACCGGAAAATGGTTCAAGGATTCCGTTTGGAAAAATACCGATATTGATAAAATCTACGGAAAACTCCGCCAGGATATGGACCGCGGTCTTTCGGCCTCCAGAAACTTTGTCATCGGCGAGGCGACTTACTACTTCTACATGGCAAAGCTCTACCAAGACGATTTCGTGCTTGCAGGAATGGTTGCCGCCGAAGACGTCTCCGATGGATTGAACCGCCTGTCCTTCCTAGTATTCTGGGTGGTAGGCCTCTTGATGCTTTTGTTCCTGACAGGTCTCGGCATTCGTTTCTTCTTGGTCCGCAGGCACCGCGAATACAGTTTGAGGAACCACTTGGCAAGCGATGAGCTGGATCGCCTGCGCATGATGGATTCCGTAGGCCAGGATATCCGCGAACCCGCCATGAATATCTTAAACATCGGCGCCATCGTGCTGAGAGAATCGCAGGATTCCTCGCTAAAGGAATATATCGCCGACATGCGCGCCTCGGGGCAGCAACTGCTTTTATTGTCCAATGACATCTTGGACATGAACAAAATCCGCACCAACAGTCTCGAAATCTCCATCAAGGAATACGACCTGTTCGCAGTCCTTTGCGACAGCCTTAGCGCTGCTCGCAGCCGAAAGAATTCGGCCGAATTTGAATTGTTGGTAGATTCCTCGGTCCCGACACACCTCGAAGGTGACGAATCTCGCCTACAGCAAATCATAAGCAACATCCTGTTTAACGCGGATCACCTGGTAGTAAACGGGGCGAACATCATCCAAATCGGTTACCATTGGATTGAAGACGAAGACAACGCCGTCAAGGTTCAGAAAATCAACTTGATTATCGACATCCCCGATGCTGGTGTCAGCTGGACGGGAGCGTCCCTTTCACTAGTAAAGATGCTCGTGGTTGCGATGGGAGGCGAAATTAAGAACAGCCTCATTGCCGACGGCTTGCCGGTGGTTGAAATCATCATTCCCCAAAAGGTGGTGAAGAACGAATTGATGGGAGACTTCAAGGCCCGTTACAACGAATTCGTACAGGCGTCCGAAAACGCATCCATCCACTTCTACGCTCCCAACGCTTCAATTCTTGCCATTGACGATGTTCCCATGAATTTGCGCGTAATGGGAGGTCTCATAAAAGAGACCTTCGCACGTTTCGATTCCGTATCCAACGGTATGGAAGCTATCGAAAACTTCAGGCGCAACCACTACGACATCATCTTCCTCGATCACACGATGCCGATTATAGATGGTTTGAACATTCTCACCATCATGAAGACTCTTGACGATCACCCCAATAAGCACACTCCGATTATCATGCTTACGGCCGACGACGCCACTTCGGCAAAGACTATTTGCGAAACCACAGGTTTTGCAGATTTCTTGACGAAGCCGGTACACGAAGATGCCTTATTCGCCATATTGCTGAAGTACTTGCCTAAGGAACTGGTAAACCGCTTTGACGAATTGCCTAAAAAAGAAGACGCAATTAGTCCCGTGGCCGAAGCAAAGCCTGAAAAGAAAGTGGAGCAGGAGCCGAAAAAAACTAGCGAAAATTTGCCTAGCGATCTCTTGAACGTATCAATAGGACTTTATTGCTGCGAAAGGAACGAAGCCCTGTACCGCAAAAAGATCATGCTTTATGTGGAAAAGCAATTCGACGAAATTTTGAACAAGCTGTTCAAGGAAGAAGATTTCGAAAGCTACCGCCTCATTGTGCAAACCCTAAAGAGCACATCGCTATTCATAGGCGCAGTCAACATCGCAAGTATCGCCAAGCTGATGGAATTCGCTTGCAGCGAAGGCGACTACGACTATGTCCGCGTTAGGCACGAAGACTTGATGAGCGAATACAAGAAACTCGTCAGGGAACTTAAAGAACGGATATCCCATGGAAGAGCAAATTGA
- a CDS encoding NUDIX domain-containing protein: MEEQIDILNADGTPAGYSRGRTEVHAKGLWHRTVHIWAFDSKGRILFQLRSRVKENNPGLFDTSCAGHISAGDSSVNAAVRELREELGVRKSSRDLEYLFEAKHESVLNGGSYLDNEYYDVYKISLNDDEANSLVPQPGEVDSFAWMTREEFFAKHKLHPEKFVEHPKDYLWLMENA, from the coding sequence ATGGAAGAGCAAATTGATATCTTGAATGCAGATGGAACTCCTGCCGGATATTCGCGCGGGCGTACCGAAGTTCACGCCAAGGGACTGTGGCACCGCACGGTGCATATCTGGGCGTTTGACAGCAAAGGCCGCATTCTGTTCCAGCTTCGCAGTCGCGTGAAAGAAAACAACCCTGGACTTTTCGACACGAGTTGCGCGGGCCACATTTCGGCAGGCGATTCCAGCGTGAATGCCGCCGTGCGCGAACTGCGCGAAGAACTGGGCGTGCGAAAAAGTTCGCGCGACCTCGAATATCTATTCGAGGCTAAGCACGAAAGCGTGCTTAACGGCGGCTCTTACCTCGACAACGAATATTACGACGTCTACAAGATTTCGTTAAACGACGACGAAGCGAATTCGCTTGTGCCGCAACCAGGCGAAGTCGATAGTTTTGCCTGGATGACCCGCGAAGAATTCTTTGCAAAGCATAAGTTGCACCCCGAAAAGTTCGTGGAGCATCCGAAAGATTATTTGTGGCTCATGGAGAATGCCTAA
- a CDS encoding patatin family protein: MAMYKDIALAVEGGGMRGAYSAGVLDVFLDNGIKFGACAGTSAGATHLCSYLSEQRERNKRLDTIHSASKRYMSWGNLIRTGEFFEIEYCYNEIPRVIDPFDFKKFRENASETKFYAVATNLETGGAEYLLTRDLDKPEDMDKIRASASLPLMSHIVEVDGMKLLDGGVGDSIPFEVFTGMGYKKQVVIVTQPESFVKKPNSMIPLFKLFYRKYPKFIEAARNRHIRYNQCLRTLEERVAQGSAFMIRPSESFKIDRLEKDKSKLVKLYDLGVKDATALMPKLLAFLEK, from the coding sequence ATGGCGATGTATAAGGATATTGCGCTTGCTGTCGAAGGCGGCGGCATGCGCGGCGCGTATTCGGCCGGCGTACTGGATGTATTTTTAGATAACGGAATCAAGTTTGGAGCATGTGCCGGAACATCTGCAGGCGCAACGCACCTCTGCAGCTATTTGTCGGAACAACGCGAACGCAACAAGCGCCTCGACACCATTCATTCAGCAAGCAAGCGCTACATGAGCTGGGGCAACCTGATTCGCACCGGTGAATTTTTCGAAATCGAATACTGCTATAACGAAATCCCGCGTGTCATCGATCCGTTTGACTTCAAAAAATTCCGCGAGAATGCATCCGAAACAAAATTCTACGCAGTCGCTACGAATTTGGAAACGGGCGGCGCGGAATACTTGCTCACCCGCGATTTAGACAAGCCCGAAGACATGGACAAGATTCGCGCCTCGGCCTCGCTCCCGCTCATGAGCCATATTGTAGAAGTTGACGGCATGAAGCTTCTGGATGGTGGTGTCGGCGACAGCATTCCGTTCGAAGTGTTTACGGGCATGGGTTACAAAAAACAGGTCGTTATCGTCACACAGCCCGAAAGCTTTGTCAAGAAGCCGAATTCCATGATTCCCCTGTTCAAGCTTTTCTATCGCAAGTACCCCAAGTTTATCGAAGCGGCGCGGAACCGCCACATTCGCTACAACCAGTGCTTGCGCACGCTGGAAGAACGCGTCGCTCAGGGCTCAGCCTTCATGATTCGCCCGAGCGAAAGCTTCAAAATCGATCGCCTGGAAAAAGACAAGTCCAAACTCGTAAAACTGTACGATCTCGGCGTAAAAGACGCAACCGCGCTCATGCCCAAACTGCTCGCATTTCTGGAAAAGTAA
- a CDS encoding sulfite exporter TauE/SafE family protein translates to MNFEPTALALYAAYFVLGAVVSLINSIAGGGSTLSLPIMIFLGMPATVANGTNRIGLIIGNFSSAFNLARHGYLNKRVFFQLLTPTILGALLGACFLVRIGDKLFQAILAVVICLVVVMSNLRKDILGKPPVAPPEKLTLKGALGFFAIAVYGCIVQVGVGFVQIFGLTRYTGLAPIQINALKNSLTNVFLVVSTVTLGINGKINWPIAVLMAGGAWVGGYFGSFLQRKKGNKFIQRFISVCSIGMAIALVVDLIVK, encoded by the coding sequence ATGAATTTCGAGCCTACAGCACTTGCACTTTACGCCGCCTATTTCGTATTAGGCGCAGTGGTAAGTCTTATCAATAGTATCGCAGGCGGCGGCTCTACCTTGAGCCTGCCTATCATGATTTTCCTTGGGATGCCCGCCACTGTTGCAAACGGTACGAATCGTATAGGACTCATTATCGGGAATTTCAGCAGCGCCTTCAACCTGGCGCGTCACGGCTACCTGAACAAGCGCGTTTTCTTTCAACTGCTCACGCCCACTATCCTCGGTGCCCTTCTTGGAGCATGTTTCCTAGTGCGCATCGGTGACAAGCTGTTCCAGGCAATTCTTGCCGTCGTCATCTGCCTTGTGGTCGTCATGAGCAACCTGCGCAAGGATATCCTGGGCAAACCTCCGGTGGCTCCACCTGAAAAGTTGACTCTCAAAGGCGCTCTTGGATTTTTCGCCATCGCCGTTTACGGTTGCATCGTGCAAGTTGGTGTCGGATTTGTGCAGATTTTTGGACTCACGCGCTACACCGGACTTGCGCCAATCCAGATTAACGCCCTCAAGAATTCCCTCACCAACGTGTTCTTGGTGGTAAGTACCGTCACCCTTGGAATCAACGGCAAAATCAACTGGCCCATTGCGGTGTTGATGGCAGGTGGCGCCTGGGTTGGAGGCTATTTCGGGAGCTTTTTGCAGCGTAAAAAAGGCAACAAGTTTATTCAGCGATTCATTAGCGTTTGCAGCATCGGCATGGCAATTGCGCTTGTTGTGGACTTGATTGTGAAATAA
- a CDS encoding GIY-YIG nuclease family protein, with the protein MSHFVYMLRCAGNRIYTGYAVDVEARFEQHKSGKGAKFTKAFPPECILRKFELSSHEEALRLEARIKKLPRPQKELLAAGNVTLAAELLAGLGETLEECRARKRREKRENITSHDD; encoded by the coding sequence ATGTCGCACTTTGTGTACATGCTCCGTTGTGCGGGCAACCGCATTTATACGGGGTATGCTGTGGATGTAGAAGCTCGTTTTGAACAACATAAATCCGGCAAGGGAGCGAAGTTTACCAAGGCGTTCCCGCCGGAATGCATTTTAAGAAAATTTGAGCTTTCCTCCCACGAAGAGGCGCTGCGTCTGGAGGCGCGCATCAAGAAACTGCCCCGCCCGCAAAAGGAGCTGCTCGCCGCAGGGAATGTGACCCTGGCCGCAGAACTGCTCGCAGGCCTCGGCGAAACGCTTGAAGAATGTCGCGCCCGCAAGCGCCGCGAAAAACGGGAAAACATTACCTCTCACGACGATTGA
- a CDS encoding serine hydrolase, with protein MKFEKDVLMGLLKRAETEGVFNKAVAGFILPDGSREILTLNTPENTVFDIASLTKVCPTSTLALSYILEGKLSVDTRVIDFIPELQTNYREDIRVFHLLTHSLDYRVPMKTLRTLPAEGILNALYTYQFEKAPGADFNYGNPASVLLGIILQRLMGKDLQQQGRERFFIPLGMTRSGWDPLTRDWNPIPKAEISPTEICSFRGREIQGEIHDESAWVLRKLFPVGSAGMFSCVPDLLNFVQMILNDGMIANGCGGECARVAPAGILKMVSENAFALDSASKYSTAKDACTALGWELNSAKFMGTKISPHTFGKTGFTGASIVADPDKGAAVVLLSNFTYPHREANADRIHAFRASLSDAFFG; from the coding sequence ATGAAGTTCGAAAAAGATGTATTGATGGGGCTTTTGAAACGGGCCGAAACTGAGGGTGTTTTCAACAAGGCGGTCGCCGGGTTTATTTTGCCCGACGGAAGCCGCGAGATTTTGACGCTTAATACGCCCGAAAATACGGTTTTCGACATCGCGAGCCTCACCAAGGTGTGCCCCACCTCCACACTCGCCCTGAGTTACATTCTCGAAGGCAAGCTCTCGGTCGATACAAGGGTCATCGACTTCATTCCCGAACTCCAGACCAATTACCGCGAAGACATTCGTGTTTTCCACTTGCTGACGCACAGTCTCGATTACCGCGTGCCCATGAAGACTCTGCGCACGCTGCCCGCCGAAGGCATTTTGAATGCACTGTATACATACCAGTTTGAGAAGGCGCCCGGCGCAGATTTTAATTACGGCAACCCCGCCAGCGTACTTCTTGGAATCATATTGCAGCGCCTTATGGGCAAGGACCTGCAGCAGCAAGGCCGCGAGCGATTCTTTATTCCGCTCGGCATGACACGCTCCGGCTGGGATCCGCTAACCCGCGACTGGAATCCGATTCCGAAAGCAGAAATATCGCCGACCGAAATTTGCAGTTTCAGGGGGCGCGAAATCCAGGGCGAAATTCACGACGAAAGCGCCTGGGTGCTGCGAAAGCTATTCCCCGTCGGTAGCGCCGGCATGTTCAGCTGCGTGCCCGACTTGCTGAATTTTGTACAAATGATTTTGAACGATGGTATGATTGCAAATGGATGTGGCGGAGAATGCGCACGGGTTGCTCCGGCGGGAATTCTCAAGATGGTCAGCGAAAACGCCTTTGCGCTCGATTCGGCCAGCAAGTATTCCACCGCCAAGGACGCCTGCACCGCCCTCGGCTGGGAACTGAACAGCGCGAAGTTCATGGGTACAAAAATTTCGCCGCACACCTTCGGCAAGACGGGATTCACCGGCGCAAGCATCGTAGCCGATCCCGACAAGGGTGCCGCCGTGGTGCTGCTCAGTAACTTTACCTACCCGCACCGCGAAGCGAATGCCGACCGCATCCACGCCTTCCGCGCATCCCTTAGCGACGCCTTCTTCGGATAA